The Bacteroidia bacterium genome has a window encoding:
- a CDS encoding rod shape-determining protein MreC has translation MRNVLLLLLRFRVTILWLGLSTISLIISVQYNQKNNETFHNYTSVTHSYIESIRAKLMKRYYTRQENEALRAENLRLRQELMHKNYLIRRLSFPKLPDSLSLSSDWTLIPARVVNQTIHKQYNFITLNAGSQDGVAKGDGVICAQGVVGIVIAVSKNYCVAASVLNKNTKIRAKTSVEGSVGILEWQGDKVTTAKLNYVPAHVLIQPNDVVVTSSYANIFPDGILVGRLAQVQKAGTNFFDLTVTLSTNFSRLTDVYITHHKTRGELEEIEKNTLPHE, from the coding sequence GTACTACTGCTTTTGCTCCGTTTTAGAGTAACAATTCTTTGGTTGGGATTATCTACTATTTCGCTTATTATCTCTGTACAATACAATCAGAAAAACAATGAGACATTTCATAATTATACTTCTGTAACTCATAGCTACATAGAATCCATCCGAGCAAAGCTGATGAAACGATACTACACACGCCAAGAAAATGAAGCTCTACGTGCCGAAAATCTGCGATTACGGCAAGAGTTGATGCATAAAAACTATCTTATACGCAGACTTTCTTTTCCAAAGCTTCCCGATAGTTTATCTCTAAGCTCGGATTGGACACTCATTCCTGCGCGAGTAGTTAATCAAACTATACATAAACAATACAATTTTATTACTCTCAATGCAGGTAGTCAGGATGGTGTAGCTAAAGGGGATGGAGTTATATGCGCGCAAGGCGTGGTAGGGATTGTAATAGCTGTGAGTAAGAACTATTGCGTAGCAGCTAGTGTGTTAAATAAAAATACTAAAATCAGAGCAAAAACCAGTGTAGAAGGTTCTGTAGGTATATTAGAATGGCAAGGCGATAAGGTTACCACGGCTAAGCTTAACTACGTTCCTGCTCATGTACTCATTCAACCCAATGACGTAGTAGTTACTTCTAGCTACGCAAACATATTTCCTGATGGCATTTTAGTCGGCAGACTAGCCCAGGTACAAAAGGCAGGTACAAATTTTTTTGACTTGACAGTTACATTGAGTACAAACTTCTCTCGTTTGACTGATGTGTACATAACACACCACAAAACTCGGGGAGAGTTAGAAGAAATAGAAAAAAATACTTTACCACATGAATAA